The Merismopedia glauca CCAP 1448/3 DNA segment GAGCAAATTATCTCTAGATTTGTAACCTAACGGCTGCTTTAACTCTGGTGCATCAATACAAGCTAATCTAATCCGGTATTCTTGGTTTCCTTCCTTAGCTTTAACTGTGTCTCCATCATGGACTCTAGTTGCAGTTAGAGAGATGTTGGGTTTTAGATTGGTAACTGAGCTTGTCGAAGTTTGGATTTGGGATTCATCATTGTTGGCTGTGTTTTGAGTTTGGGATGTTTCTGTAGAAATGGTGATTTCAGCGATTAATTCACTATCGTTTTGTCCGACGATTTTGATCTTTTTAACTGTGCCTGAATAGGGCGATCGCGTGACTCCTGCAATTAGGATTTGCTTATCCAAACTTCTCATTTGTCTCTCTAGCGATCGCGTTTGATTTTCATCTGATACTCTAGCCGTTTTGAGATTAGATTCAGCTTGTTTTAGACGACTTTGGGCAGATAAACAAGCTTGTTCTAATTGAGTTTCTCTATTTAATTCACTTGCAGTTAAAGTTGGTAATTGTTGATAAGCTCTATTGGTATAACGGCGATTGGCTCTGAATTGTTGGAGGTTTAACGAAGATGTTTTAATTGCTAATTTTAATGGTTCTAATTCGTTTTCTTTAGCAGCATTTTGATATCGTTGCTGTTGCTGGAGTTGTTGAATTTGAAATAAGAGAGATTGACGCTGGTTAATTAATTGTTGTTTGGACGAGAGGCGATCGCTAATAACTTGTCCTGCTTGAATGCTACTTCCAGTTGTTACCTTAAGATCGCTGGGACTATCCAACCCTACTTTAATTTTGAGGTTGTGGCGTTGAGAATTACTAGATTTGGTAATTGCTATTGGTGTTGGTGTTGCTACAGTTTGAGCCACTACATCTGCTTGACTAGCTGTTTCTTTTTGACAGCTAGTTAATATCAGCCCAAAACACAATGGCATGATAGAAAGCAAAATTGGTCTTACCTTCCGCCTTCTGCCATTTCGTTCCGACAGGCTGCGCCAACCTGCCTTCTGCCTTACTCTTGCTGTCGCTTCCATTTAGCAATTAATTTCCTAGAACAACCTTTACTTGTTTCATTTTTGACGTATTTGATTAAATCTGTATATTTAACTATTCCTTCATTTTGAGCATTGTCTAAAGCTTGATACACCGTTTTTATTCTCTTCCAATGCGGTGTGTTAGTTACACCTTTCAGTGGCTCTATTACTTCTACCTTATTTAAAGGTTTAGTCGGACTAAATAAACGTATTTCTTGTGTTAACCAAGAAGGAGCGCGACTATTAATAAACTTTCTGACCTGATTTAACATTTTGCGTTTCTTTCTCCTTTTCTAGCCCCTCAATCCAAAACCTAAATCCTATTGTCCTAATCGACTAGCTTTCTTCGGCAAGCTGAACACCATAATTCGCATAACTCCTACGGCAACTGTTAAAATCCCACCAATTAGGTAAAGGGTGGTGGAATTTACTCCTAATCCGATAATTCGGACAACTGTCCATTCCTCCCAGTTGTGAGTTCCATTAGGCGGGTCTGGGCTAAAAAAAACTCAGGATCGTAAGCAGCGGCAATGCCTCTCATTGCTTCTTTCAGTTTGCTTCTAGAGTCTTCTACCTGGTTTTTAAGCTCTGGATTGGTAAATTGACCTGTAGCGTAGTAATACAGTGTCAGAGCGTCGCTGCCTACTCTCATGGCTGCGGCTCGATGTTGGGCGGCATCGTCGATATCTTGCAAGTCTTCACTGGCTACAGTATGGGTTTGCTCTTCGGCGGCGGCTTGGGCGGTGGCGGTGGGTGATTTGCGTTTTTTGGTTTTACTGCTGCGGCGTTTGACTTCTTCTAAAACTTCTGCTGGATATTCGTTGGCTGGCGAGTAGCCCATTTCTAGGGCGATGGTTTCGATTTTGCGGCGGGTGCCGTGTTGCATTAGTTGTTCAATTGTGACCATTTTCTGTCATGCTCCGAATTTGAGGGATTAGTTCTTCTCTGCTTTTGCCACTGGCGTAATGTAAGTTCACTTGCCGCAATAGATCGAATTGTTGACGGTTGAATTCCCTTAATTTCGGGGGAAATCCTAGATCGGCACACCATTTACTAATACAACTTGGATCTAAGGGATATCCTGGATCTCGTCCTCGCTCGTTGGAGAGGATCAATACGGCGGTTTTACGTTTGATAGTCTGCATTGTTCATAAATGGTTCATGAATAGTTCATTGGTTGGGTTTAAGTTTCAATTCCGACAGTTTGTAATCCAGTCAAGCCACAGCTATTGACACCAGCTATGTAGATATAGACTTCGACAGTCCCCACTCGATAAACGGTTAGTTGCTGGTAGTTGCCTCTTAAAGTGCTTTCTAGAACTTTGAATCTTCTAGCAGTAAGAAATTGTGATTGGCTCATGCCTGGGTAGATGCGGGTGACTTTTTGGAAGAATTCATCAAAGGTAATTTGGGTTACAGGTTGGTTGAATTGTCTTGTCAGGTTAGCGAAAGTTTGTGGTAACGGGAGTTTTAGCACGTTAGCAAATCGAAAGTAGGATAGGGGATAATCGGATTCGCTTTGATATTGCAAGCCTTCTACGGCTTGGGTAAGGAGTTTCTGTTGTTCGGGACAGCTAAGGGTTTGTTGAGCTAGAGCTTTGGGACTGATGATGGTGATAGCTATCCCCGCACTGATGAATACGGTGAATAGGGCGGTATATTTTTTAAACTTCATAAATTCCTGTCTCTCTCTTAGTTTCTTTCATAACTCTCCAGGCAGTTTCCCTACCGATTTTTCCTTGTTTAACAAACAACCAATTACCTCTTTTATACACTTTTTTACCCTTTTTCACCAAAGGTTTAATTCCGATTATTTTCTGGATTTGGCTAGTAGAAATTAACCAGCTTTGGGCACTAGCTCTTTCTAGAGTTGAGTGATACCAAAGTACATCAGATTGGGGCAGTCTCGTTTTCAAGATAGATAAAATATCCCCTAGTAAAATTGCTAATAACTCACTAACTTCGATCTCAATTTTTTGACTGTCTATTGAGGTGTCTATTTCCTGAATAGACACCTGACTCATAGGTGTAAAATTAGCTAAGGTATTTCCTGGAATAGACAGATGTTTCTTGAGTTGATCTAGATGTTCCACTTGGTCTTGAGTCACATAAACTCTTCCGGTTTCATCTTTGCTAAGTTCAATCTTTAAAGCTTTGCACCAGTTATAAATTGATTGCCTGGTTTTGAGTTCGTATCTATTAAGTAGTTGTTGAATATTCATCTGTCTATTAGATAGTAGACACTCGTTAAAATCGTATTTTTGGCGTACTGTCTATTTGGTAATAGACAAGTGGATTAATTCTTGGTAGTTAGGAAATACTTTACTTTTTCTTCAAGCTTTTATGGCTGTCTATTATTCAGTAGACACCTATAGTTTTTAAGATTAGTATAACTGGAGATTTTTCGGATTCAAGTAATTGAACATCGCTCAATACTTTTTTACTGACAAAGGCAGTTCTTTTCATCCATTTTCCACCCTTTTTTTCTTCCCATTGATACCACCATTGGGGATATTCCTTGTGATTGCGAACGATCGGTTTACAGAATAAGTATCCAGTTCCCAATCCTTTTCGCCTCCTCTTTTTACTAGGGGATATCGTGCATCCTTCGGAAGAGGAGGAAGCAAAATTATCCAAATAAGTCAAGGTGTTTGAGGATGGTTGCTCCAAATACTTCAAGTCAATGCAGCTTACTATTCCAGCACTTTCGACAATTGCTTGAGCGCTATTAGTTTTCTCGCACCAGGCGTAGCCGATTACTCTTCCTTCTTTAAAGCTTTCTCCCACCTTCCAATTTTCGTTCCAGTTATCCCCTAGTAATTTCAAAGAATCTGGCTGTTCTGGCAGCAAGCGTTGTATTTCCAGAACTTCACTCACCCATTTAACCCAAACTATGGGCATTCCTCCAGGAGATAAGTTTAAACAACTAATTTGTCCTATTTGCTGACCTTTCCTGACCCAATCTCCTATTTTTAGCTTCTGGTAGATTTATAGGCGGTTAATGCTCCTTTGCAGAGCTTGAATTTTCTGTTCGCTTCTCTTTTTCAATTTATAGTTTGAAGGCTTTGAGGCTTGCTCTATCTTGAGTTCATCGTGGATTTTAGATAATATTTCGGCGGCATTCATATCTACTCTGCATATGTTTCCAACCAATCTTGCTGACTCATCCAATATCCTTCTTGCGTCCACAAGCTAGGAGGGTCATACAGGGGATCTAATTTTTTAATCCTTCCATCTGCAAGAGCTTGGGCGATTTCTGGATGAAGGGGTGTTTCATTTTTACTAGGGGATATCGGAACGTATTCTGCTGTAGGTTTTCTGCAAGAGATTTTTTGGTACTCTCGGTAAAGTTCTGGGAAGTGCTTTTCGATCCACGACTCGATTAGTACAACTGGATTTGGATATCCCTCTGACTTTCTTTCACAAAAACGCTCAAACTTTTCTCTCTCTTCTTCTGAGAGAGTATGGATTAAGTCTGAATAGGTATTAATAGTCTTAGATGTGTAGGATTCTTTGCCTGTAATGTTTTCCGGCTTTGATGGCGACGCTGGTGACATTCCGGCGACTTGGGTGTCGTCACTGCGACACGGTTGACTCTCTGGCGACACGACTGTCTCAGTCGCGACATCGGTGTCGCTTAGTGACATGACTGTCGCGTGTTGAGTGCGTATTTTGAAGTTAAATGTGGTGATTTCTAGGTCGATTAGCTCTAATTGAGCTAGTTTCAGCACCGCTCGTTGAACTGTGCGCTGGCTAATTTGCAACGATTGAGCTAGAGCTTTGGTGCTGGCTTCTCTGAATTTATCTCCAAATGGATCGAGGGTTCGTAGGTAGTAAAGAACCCTAAGTTCGCTGTGGTTAAGTTTTTGGGACAGTTCTACCCACTCAGCGTTTTGTAGTGGGTAAAATTTACCGACGATTTTAGGATGATTAGCCATTTGATTTGAGATTGGTCAAGTTTTTCGATATTGGGGGGGAATCGCTAACACCTTGGCAAATTCCACCACGTTGATTTGCCAACTAGGGCGGATAGCACCTGCTTTACCCTTATGGCGGTAGTGAATGCCACATTTGAGATCGCTGTTCTTTTGGAGTTGTGCTTGCTGGATTTCTGCAATGAGGTGCTGGCGACTCACTCCGAGAATGGGAGCGGCTTTGGCTGGAGACAGCCAGGGACCATCTATGCGATGAGCCGCTAGGATCTGGCTCATCCACTCAATTTTTTGCTCTAGCACCTGAATTCGCTTTTCTAGGCTGATGGACATTTTCTTTTTAAGTAATATGGTCATTACTTTCACGAGGAGATTCGGGCGGTTTTTTGTCTTTCTCCTGCTGAGCAGCAATCACTTCTTCAAAAACGGGTAAAGCCAGCAGCCCAATTTTCACTAAGAACTCGATCGTGCGGGTTTTGCCTAATCCCCACTGGGATGCTGCTTGGGAGACTTGGGCGTACAGTTCAGCATCGATGCGGGCGTGTGGTTTATCGCGGTCGCTAATTTTCATTTGCGTAGTGCGTTTCGCATTTATAGATACTATAGACTTGCGTTGTGCGTTACGCAATACATGAGAGTGAGATTGGACTGCGTTACGCACAACAGTCATAATGAAGGGATAAATTACTGTCAATTGAGCATGGGTAAAATGCCAGTGTGTGCCACAAGTCAGAACCCTACAGGGCTATGGACAAGAGCAGGACTGGAGAGGCTAGGCAAGATCGTTGCTCAGGCTCGTAATGCTCGCGGTTGGAGTCAGAGGGAAGCGATTAGGTTGATTGCGGAGAAGACAGGACGCACGATTTCGGATAAAACCTTGTCAAATCTGGAAAATGGGGTCGGAGAGCCGAAATATTCGACTTTAGCGATTGTGGCGGCGGCTGAGTTAGTGCGTGACGCAGAGACGGGAAGGGTGTTAACTGTACATGACTTCTGTGATATTGCGTCTGAGGAATGGATTCCAGCACAGATTGGTACAGAAACTGAGCCAAATTTATGGATACCATCTGCTTTGGAATGGGCGCGATTGTCGAGTTTGTTGAATCAGTCAATGGAGATTGGCGGTATTAATATTGAGTCAGTTTCCGAGAAATCTGGGGTTTCTTTAGTTCAAATCCGTGCTTTGGTTGAGAATCAAGCTGGATACAGTCTCTGGATTGATACTTTAGCTAAACTCTGCCCGTTGCTTTTCCAAGTAGAGCAGTGGTCGGGAACCACTGCTGCGATCGCCAGTAATTCTCGCACATACGCAGGGCGAGTTGAGGATTTACTTAAGGATCTCAAAAGATAAAGGTGACGATTAAGACTGGTCGAGGTAATAACATCAATCTAGCTTGGATTTGACTGGCATTTTGTTGAATGAGTGGATTAAAGGCGTGATTTTGCCTCAAGATCTTATGGCTTTGGCAATCTATAACTATGGCAGGTCTTGCCTAAATCTTACCTAAATTTGCCCCTGTATTAGTATCAAATATACCTCTTTAATTGACTTTAATTAAAGGGGATGGGGGATTTAGGAATGCCTGGAAAGCTTTGTGGGTAAGGAGAAGAGTGTTAATCCAGAGTGCAGGGGTCGAACCTGCCTTGAGGAAACCCTCACGGATTATGAGTCCGGTGCCTAAACCGCTCGGCCAACTCTGGAAGCAGATTTTATTGTAACAATGCTGGTTAAATTAAGCTACTATTCCTCAGTGTAAAATATAAAGCTGTTAGAGTCTACCAACAATTTTAGATCGCAAAACTATATGAAAATCAAACCTAGTGTTGTCCTGATATCACTCTTAATCTTGTCAATGATAGGAGGTGGTCTTGCTACTGGTTTCGTAGGCATGACTCTAGGAGATGAAGCACTCAAAGGAGTGACACAGCCAGAAAATCGACCTACCAAAAAACTAGCAGGAGATAATCAAACTCCTATAGGGAGAGATGGCTTGGAAATACTTAATGAGCAGGATATTGTCGCTAAAGTTAAAGCCAAAATTTACACGGAAAGTAAAACTAAGACTAAAACTAAGACTAAAGGTGAAACTAAGAAAAAGAAACAGCAGCGAAAAACTCTTAAAAAAGACAATCAATGACAATGAAAGAATTAAAGCTTCTTTTTTAACATTTAAAATCCTCAATAAGCTCAAATCTACCCAAATAGACAGAGATATTGGTTGAAAAATTTCACATTCAAATCGTTTTAAGAAGAAGAGTCGGAGGGGTATACATATATCACTCCAGAAATTAATGTGATGACAACAGAAGCCCAAAAACAACCAAGAGCAGCGATACTCCACTCGCCACTCAATGGAGCAATTAGTAAACCAACTGCTGTTATTTGGGTCACAGTTTTTAATTTTCCCCAGATGTTAGCTCCAGTAATCGAGGTTTGATTGACTCGCCAGCCAGCTATAGCCAACTCTCGAAATAAAATCAAACATACTCCCCAAGCAGGAACAGTCTGATTTTCAATTAGGGCTAATAAAGGGATTAAAATCAGTAATTTATCGACTAATGGGTCGAGAAACTTACCTAATTCGCTGACTTGATTTAGTTTGCGAGCTAGGTAGCCATCTAACCAATCCGTGCTAGCAGCCAATAAGAATATGGCGAAACACGCCCAATGCCAGGTGGAACTTGCTTGGTGCAACCCATAGAGTATTATGGGCAACCCTAGAAGGCGGGATAATGTAATCCAATTAGGTATAGTCACGTTTTCTTAGTCACAATAAGAGAAAATTAATTATGGCAGTTAAGCGATCGCTGCTTACTTGAAAATAATACATTTAGTGTAAATCCACTCACCCTGTAAATCAGTAATTATGAGTTGGCAAAAAATACTCGTAGGATTAGACAATTCTTATCTATCACAGCAAGTTTTTGCTCAGGCATTAGAGTTAGCCAAGATTTACCGCAGTCGTTTAATGCTGATTCATTGCATTAATAACGAAATCATCGCCCAACCATCATTACCTATATCACCAGAGATTGGCGTGTATCCAGAAATGATTAATACTGCTTACGAAAATCAGCTATCTGGTATAGAGTACCAATTGCAAGAAGCTGAATTAATGTTAAAACAATATGGAGAACTCGCTCAAGCTCAAAATATTAATCCTGAATTTGATTGTAAATTAGGAGATCCAGGGGAGTGTACTTGTCAAATAGCTGAACAATGGGGCGCAAATTTGATAGTTATAGGACGTAGAGGTCGTAAAGGTTTAGCAGAAGCCTTTTTAGGTAGTGTTAGCAATC contains these protein-coding regions:
- a CDS encoding thermonuclease family protein, with the protein product MEATARVRQKAGWRSLSERNGRRRKVRPILLSIMPLCFGLILTSCQKETASQADVVAQTVATPTPIAITKSSNSQRHNLKIKVGLDSPSDLKVTTGSSIQAGQVISDRLSSKQQLINQRQSLLFQIQQLQQQQRYQNAAKENELEPLKLAIKTSSLNLQQFRANRRYTNRAYQQLPTLTASELNRETQLEQACLSAQSRLKQAESNLKTARVSDENQTRSLERQMRSLDKQILIAGVTRSPYSGTVKKIKIVGQNDSELIAEITISTETSQTQNTANNDESQIQTSTSSVTNLKPNISLTATRVHDGDTVKAKEGNQEYRIRLACIDAPELKQPLGYKSRDNLLKLISQSNNRISLQIIDTDRYGRKVGLIYSTQGKLLNLQQVESGMAYVYDKYLNNCPQAQLVKQAETIAKQKRSGVWGGNYTPPWEFRHDKTRN
- a CDS encoding nuclease A inhibitor family protein, giving the protein MKFKKYTALFTVFISAGIAITIISPKALAQQTLSCPEQQKLLTQAVEGLQYQSESDYPLSYFRFANVLKLPLPQTFANLTRQFNQPVTQITFDEFFQKVTRIYPGMSQSQFLTARRFKVLESTLRGNYQQLTVYRVGTVEVYIYIAGVNSCGLTGLQTVGIET
- a CDS encoding helix-turn-helix domain-containing protein, whose protein sequence is MANHPKIVGKFYPLQNAEWVELSQKLNHSELRVLYYLRTLDPFGDKFREASTKALAQSLQISQRTVQRAVLKLAQLELIDLEITTFNFKIRTQHATVMSLSDTDVATETVVSPESQPCRSDDTQVAGMSPASPSKPENITGKESYTSKTINTYSDLIHTLSEEEREKFERFCERKSEGYPNPVVLIESWIEKHFPELYREYQKISCRKPTAEYVPISPSKNETPLHPEIAQALADGRIKKLDPLYDPPSLWTQEGYWMSQQDWLETYAE
- a CDS encoding helix-turn-helix domain-containing protein: MGKMPVCATSQNPTGLWTRAGLERLGKIVAQARNARGWSQREAIRLIAEKTGRTISDKTLSNLENGVGEPKYSTLAIVAAAELVRDAETGRVLTVHDFCDIASEEWIPAQIGTETEPNLWIPSALEWARLSSLLNQSMEIGGINIESVSEKSGVSLVQIRALVENQAGYSLWIDTLAKLCPLLFQVEQWSGTTAAIASNSRTYAGRVEDLLKDLKR
- the pgsA gene encoding CDP-diacylglycerol--glycerol-3-phosphate 3-phosphatidyltransferase — protein: MTIPNWITLSRLLGLPIILYGLHQASSTWHWACFAIFLLAASTDWLDGYLARKLNQVSELGKFLDPLVDKLLILIPLLALIENQTVPAWGVCLILFRELAIAGWRVNQTSITGANIWGKLKTVTQITAVGLLIAPLSGEWSIAALGCFWASVVITLISGVIYVYPSDSSS
- a CDS encoding universal stress protein, producing the protein MSWQKILVGLDNSYLSQQVFAQALELAKIYRSRLMLIHCINNEIIAQPSLPISPEIGVYPEMINTAYENQLSGIEYQLQEAELMLKQYGELAQAQNINPEFDCKLGDPGECTCQIAEQWGANLIVIGRRGRKGLAEAFLGSVSNHVLHNAPCSVLVIQEGAHKAK